The DNA region GTGCTCGGCGGCCTTGCGGCAGGCCCAGAGCAGGTCGACGGGCGTCATCCCGCCCGGCTCCGGCGTGCCGGTACCGGGCGCGAACGCCGGGTCGAGCACGTCGACGTCCACCGACAGGAACGCCGGGCCCTCGCCGACGACAGCGAGCGCCCGCTCGAGCGCCGCGGGGATCCCCTGTTCGCGCACCTCGTGCATCGGGATCGCCGTGATGCCCTGCTCCGCTTGCCACGCCCACTCCTCCGGGCCAGGCCAGTAGCCGCGCAGGCCGACCTGGGCGTAGCGGCGCGGGTCGACGTGGCCGTCGCGGACGAGGTGGTACATCGGGCTGCCGTGCGAGAGCTCGACGCCGAGCACCTGCGTGGCCGTGTCGGTGTGCGTGTCGAAGTGCAGCAGGCCGAGGGGGCCGTGCCGCTCGGCGCAGGCGCGGATGTCCGGCTCGGCGATCGAGTGGTCGCCGCCGAGCACGATCGGGATCGTCCCGGCGTCGACCGCCTCGCCGACGGTGCGCAGGATCGCGGCGTGGGAGGCGACCGGATCGGCCGGGATCACGGGGGCGTCGCCGAAGTCGACGACGCGCAGCTCGGCCATCGCGTCGACGCCGGCCTCGAGATGGGGGCCGGGCAGCCCGCCGGCGGCGCGGATCGCCCGCGGCCCGTTGCGCGCGCCCGGCGTCTCCGACACCAGCTCGTCCATCGCCGCGCCGATGATCGCCACGTCGACGCCTGCGAGCTCGGCGGCGTCCTCGGTGTAGGGCATGCCGGCGTAGGTGAGCAGCCCGGCATGGTCGGGCTTGTCGCCGTTCGGCCAGCGCGTGGTCGGATCCAGCACGGCGGCGATCCTACAGTCAGGGGGTACAGGCGGACGTGTCGCTCGCAGCCGCGGCCGCCATCGTCGCCAGCGTCGGCTCGAACTCGACGGTGAGCTCGCCGGCGCTCGGCGACTCGATGTGCGTCATCCCGCCCGCCGTCGGCCCGATGCAGACGCCGGCTTGGTCGGTCGACCAGTACGGGCTGTAGCTCATCCGCAGGTCGTAGCCCCCGGGCGTCGGCAGCCAGAGCCGGATGCGGGAGTCGTCCAGGCGCAGCACCTGCGCGCCCTGCACGGGCTGGTCCGCCGTCAGGATCGGGGTCGGTCGGCGCAGGGCGAAGATCGTCCAGTGCGGCAGCCTGGCGACCACGCTCAGGCCGGAGCGGCCCGAGCGCAGGAGGCGGGCCTCGGCGACCGCGCTGTAGTCGAGCGGCGCGTGCGGCAGGAGCACGTAGTGCACGCCGACGCTGCGCAGCCACTTCCGGTAGGCCCGCCCGGTGAGCCGCTGCCGGTAGAGCACGGCGTTCTGGGGGAAGTCGTCCTGCCGATACCAGCCGCGGGCCAGGGCGATGCCGTGCCGGGCGAGGTAGAACGCCTCCCAGTGGCCGGCCGTGGCGACGACCTCGGTGCGGTACTCGGGGTTTCGGCGGGCGTCGAGGAACTGGACTGCCGGGCGCCAGAAGCCGGCCGCGGTGGCGGGGTCAGACCATGCCGAGTACGCGTTGCGCACGGCCGGTCCGAGCTGGAGCGCGAGGGCGAGGGCGAGCATCGGCGCGAGCACCGTCCACGACCGCCGCCGGCCGATGTTGGCCGCGAGCCAGAGCAGCGGGACGCCGGCGATCGAGAAGAGCCGGGTCGCGTTCGAGCCGACTGGTCCGTGCACGGCGAACGTGACGAGGTTCAGGGCCAGGTAGGCGACGAAGACCATCCGCAGGCCGCGGGCGCGCGGGCTCTTCGCGGTCAGGTAGAGGCCGGCGCCGGAGAAGGCCGCGATGATGAGCAGGTCGCTCGCGTGGTAGGGATACCAGCCGCCGGCCGGGAACGCCCGCTCGACGACCAGGGCGGCGGCCGCGGTGGCGGCGAGCGCGGCGACGGCGATCTTGTTTCGGCGCGCGATCGCAAGCGGCTGGCGGCTGCCGAGCACGAAGCCGGCGAGGACGACCGCGGCCAGTCCGAACGCGAGCGGCGAGCAGCCGAGCGAGACCACCATCGCGACGCCAAAGCCGATCCGCCGGCGGCGCTGGGCGCACGCGAGCGCGACCGCGCCGGCGGCGGCCCCGGCCAGGAACGGGAACATGCCCGAGACGCAGCAGGTGGCGGTCGCGGTCGCGGCCAGGGCGAGGCAGGGCGCGTTCGCCGCCCGGCCCCACTCGCGCCGGCCGACCGTGGCGACCGCGGCGGCGAGGGCCGCTGCCGATGCGACCGCCGTCGCCAGGACGCCGACGACCGAGGCGACCGGATAGAAGACGAGGCTGTAGCCGACGAAGTCGTAGCGGCCGTCGTACCAGTAGCTGTTCCACAGCCGGAAGCCGGCATGCCGAAACGCCCACGTCATGAAGAGGTGGGCGGGCGTGTCGATGCCCGGCGGGCCGACCGTCATGATGACGGCGGCAAGCAGTCCCGCTGTGGCACCGCAGGCGAGCGGCAGCGCGAGTCGGTCGCGGCTCGGCATCGGTTCGGGGCCAGCCTAGGCGCGCCACATTGCCGCCTTCTAAGGCACGGCCGTCAGCCGGTGATACCGAGCGTGCGGTAGGTGTAGGCGTGTGCCTCGGCCACGACCGTGGCGAAGGGCACGCCGAGCGCGGCCCGGAAGGCGTGGTCGACCTGCGCGGGCGTGAATCTCAGCGGCCCGCCGTAGCGCCGGAACGCCGCCCCCAGGCGGGCGAGCGCGGGCACGCCGCCGTGCTCGTCCATGATCACGTGGGTCATCGCGAGCGCGTCCTCGTAGGCGACGTTGATCGACCTCGCGTTGGGGAGTCCCCAGTCGAAGCTGCGCAGCTCCCAGATGCGCATGCTGGGGAAGGCGTGGTGGTAGTAGTACGCGGCCACCTCCTCGAGCGAGAACCCGGAGCCGTGCTCCGCCAGGTAGTTCGACTCCTCGTACATGGCGATCCCCTCGAGCAGGCTGTGGGGCGCCAGGTCGAGCATCGGCCGGGTGACGACGTGCGTCAGCTCGTGCGCGATCATCGAGTCCTGCCCGACCTCGGGCAGCGCCCGCCACGCCGGCACGTCGACGTAGGCGAAGGAGCTGTACTGGAAGCCCGCCGGGGTACGCACCTTGCCCAGGTCGACGTGGGCCAGCCGCTCGCCCTGCGCCTTCTGGTCGACGAGGAAGATCACGGGGCGGAGGCCCGCCTTGCCGCCGCCGTAGCGCGCGACGAGCCCGGGGATGACCGACTCGGCGGTGTCGAGGATCTGCTGAGCGGCGGTGACGTCGGCCGGCTTCGCGTAGACGACGGTCACGCGCCGCCCGTTGACGAAGTACGGGTGGTGGAGCCACGAGACGCCGTACGCGGCCAGGTCGGAGCGGTGCACGACCGAGACGTCGGCCCGCACCCGCCAGCTGTCGCGCGCCTGCGTCAGGCGCAGGGTCTTCGGCCCGAGCGCCACCCAGGCGCTGTAGGGCTTCGGCCCGAACTTCGCGTAGAGCGTCGCCTCGACGGTGACGCCGTCCCTGGCCGAGGCGATGCGCGGGTCGGCGACCTTGATGGCCTGGGTCGGCATCGAGTCGAGCCACAGCCACAGCTGGTCGAGCGAGTGCTGCTGGGCGGTGGTGCAGGCGTGGGCGTAGTCCTGCGCGTGGTCGTAGCGGTGATCCGCGAGCGCCTTCAGGTAGTCGACCGCGATCGGCCCGGCGGCCGCCTCGGCAGGGACCTGCGCGCCTTGTGCGGGAGGCGTGCAGTGGGGCGGGCGCAGCGCGGCCGGGCCGTCGCCGAGACAGCCCGTGCCGGCGACGCCGATGGCGGCGAGCGCGACGGCGACGAGGAGGGCGCGGGCGACCTGCGGGCGAAGCGACATTCCCTTCCAGTATCGGCACGGTTGGCGGAATATGAACAGGCGCGGCCGGTGTAGGCTGGCGCCGCGATGGACGCGACGCGCGAGGCGGTCTTCCGCACCCTCTCCGACCTGGTCGAGCTGCACTCGCCGAGCGGCGTCGAGGGCGCCGTCGACGACTATCTCCTGCGTCGCCTCGAGGAGCACGGCGGCGCCAGGCGCGACGCGGCCGGGAACGTCGTGCTGCGGGTCGAGGGCCGCGAGCCGGGGCCGCTGCGCGCGGTGCTCGCGCACAAGGACGAGATCGGCGCGCTCGTGAAGCGGGTCGGCGACCGCGGCGAGCTGGCCGTGAACAAGCTCGGCGGCTCGTTCCCGTGGGTGTGGGGCGAGGGCCCGGTCGACGTGCTCGGGCGCCACGCCACCATCCCGGGGGTGCTCTCGTTCGGCTCGCGCCACATCACCGACGAGTCCGACCACAAGCGCCAGCAGACCGAGGCCGGCGTGCGCTGGCGCGACGCCTGGGTCGAGACCAAGCTGACGCCCGAGGCGCTCGCCGAGGCGGGCGTGCGGGCGGGCTCGCGGGTCGTGCCGAGCGCGGCGCGCAAGCGCCCGATCCGGCTCGGCCCGGACGGCGAGTACGTGGCGTCGTACGCGATCGACGACAAGGCGTCGGTGGCCGGGCTGCTCGAGCTGGCCGCGCGGGTGAAGGCGCCCCGGCATCCCGTCGAGCTCGTCTTCACCGCCCGCGAGGAGATC from Gaiellales bacterium includes:
- a CDS encoding arginase family protein — its product is MLDPTTRWPNGDKPDHAGLLTYAGMPYTEDAAELAGVDVAIIGAAMDELVSETPGARNGPRAIRAAGGLPGPHLEAGVDAMAELRVVDFGDAPVIPADPVASHAAILRTVGEAVDAGTIPIVLGGDHSIAEPDIRACAERHGPLGLLHFDTHTDTATQVLGVELSHGSPMYHLVRDGHVDPRRYAQVGLRGYWPGPEEWAWQAEQGITAIPMHEVREQGIPAALERALAVVGEGPAFLSVDVDVLDPAFAPGTGTPEPGGMTPVDLLWACRKAAEH
- a CDS encoding M20/M25/M40 family metallo-hydrolase, encoding MDATREAVFRTLSDLVELHSPSGVEGAVDDYLLRRLEEHGGARRDAAGNVVLRVEGREPGPLRAVLAHKDEIGALVKRVGDRGELAVNKLGGSFPWVWGEGPVDVLGRHATIPGVLSFGSRHITDESDHKRQQTEAGVRWRDAWVETKLTPEALAEAGVRAGSRVVPSAARKRPIRLGPDGEYVASYAIDDKASVAGLLELAARVKAPRHPVELVFTAREEIGCHGARWYATRSDAEAAVALEVTPVAKEYRTDPGPDPVLVTADSHGPLEDTLSGELEDAAAAAGVTLRYAALSSFGSDATAALSSGLIARTACLAFATENTHGFEIAHLGGIVGCVDVLERWLAG